Genomic segment of Desulfuromonadales bacterium:
CAGGATGACGGGCTCATGCCCGGCTCGCAGCAGCTCGAAGGCGGCGGTCAGCCCGGCCGCTCCGGCGCCGACGATGAGGACGGTGCGGGGTCTTCCGGCCCGCGGCAGGCCTTTTTGGGCCAGGGCGAGGTAATCGAAGGGGTCGTCGGGAAAATGCCGGGGATTCCAGCTCGGAGATCCTCCTTCGGACATGGCAAACGCTCCTTGGTCATGGCAATCGCTTCCGGGTTCTCGCCGGAAATGGAGCCTAAAGTATAGCAGCCCTTCAGGATGATGACAGAGCCGGGCGGTTTCGCCGTCCGAGCGTTGCCTCGCCGGGGTATTGTGGTAGTAGATACGCAGGGAAGGAACGGACGGCCGGCACCCTGCCCCTTCCGGCCAAGGAGGACGACATGACATACGGAATCACGCGCGGCGAGGCCCTCGCCCTGGTGCGGCAGCGCCTGCGCAATCCCAACCTGGTGAACCACTGTCTCGCCACCGAGGCGGTGATGCGGACCCTGGCCCGGCGCTTCGGCGCCGACCCGGAGCTGTGGGGCCTGGCCGGGCTGCTGCACGATCTCGACGCCGAAACCCGGCCCGACCTGCAGACGCATACCCTGGAGACCGCGGCGTTGCTGGCGGAGAAGGGAGTGGCGCCGGAGATCATCGATGCCATCCGGATGCACAACGAACAGGCCCAGGGCGGGCGCCGCCGGCAGGAGGTATTCCATCACGCCCTCGCCGCCGGCGAGACGATCACCGGCCTGATCGTCGCCGCCGCCCTGGTCTATCCGGACCGG
This window contains:
- a CDS encoding HDIG domain-containing protein; this encodes MTYGITRGEALALVRQRLRNPNLVNHCLATEAVMRTLARRFGADPELWGLAGLLHDLDAETRPDLQTHTLETAALLAEKGVAPEIIDAIRMHNEQAQGGRRRQEVFHHALAAGETITGLIVAAALVYPDRKLASVQPKSVRKRFKERQFAAGADRETIAECEKIGIPLDEFCELCLRAMQEVAGDLGL